Proteins encoded by one window of Salvia splendens isolate huo1 chromosome 5, SspV2, whole genome shotgun sequence:
- the LOC121802888 gene encoding flavonoid 3',5'-methyltransferase-like, with amino-acid sequence MKEKFSCTILQSEALTKYLLETSAYPREHQQLKELRQATVDKYSHLSVMNVPADEGQFLSMLLKVMNAKKTIEVGVFTGYSLLATALALPDEAKIIAIDPDREAYEVGLPFIEKAGVTHKIQFIHSDAVTAINQLLLHSGEEGTFDFAFVDADKENYINYHELLLKVVKVGGVIGYDNTLWAGTVALADEDLTQEWKDKIGENRIFLRNLNTFLAKDSRIELAHLSIGDGLSLCRRLH; translated from the exons ATGAAAGAGAAATTCTCATGCACCATTCTTCAAAGCGAGGCCCTCACTAAG TACCTACTAGAAACAAGTGCCTATCCAAGAGAGCACCAACAACTCAAGGAGCTTCGGCAGGCTACCGTTGATAAATACAGTCACCT gaGTGTGATGAATGTGCCAGCAGATGAAGGGCAGTTTCTTTCAATGTTGTTGAAAGTTATGAATGCAAAGAAAACAATTGAAGTTGGAGTTTTTACTGGTTATTCCCTTTTAGCTACTGCTCTTGCCCTCCCTGATGAAGCCAAA ATAATTGCGATAGATCCGGATAGAGAAGCATACGAGGTTGGGTTGCCATTTATTGAGAAAGCTGGCGTGACTCACAAGATCCAATTCATTCATTCTGACGCAGTCACGGCTATTAACCAATTACTACTTCACAGT GGAGAAGAAGGGACATTTGATTTCGCATTTGTGGATGCTGACAAAGAAAACTACATTAATTATCACGAACTACTGCTGAAAGTAGTGAAGGTGGGAGGAGTGATCGGCTACGACAACACCCTGTGGGCCGGCACCGTGGCATTGGCTGATGAGGATCTAACCCAGGAATGGAAGGATAAGATTGGGGAGAATCGGATCTTTCTTAGGAATCTCAACACCTTTTTGGCTAAAGATTCTCGCATCGAACTAGCTCATCTTTCCATTGGTGATGGCCTCTCCCTTTGCCGCCGCCTTCATTGA